Proteins encoded together in one Variovorax paradoxus window:
- the lpxB gene encoding lipid-A-disaccharide synthase, translating into MGKDEQRRFALVAGEASGDLLAGLLLDGLQARWPSLQTVGIGGPRMLAHGLQSWWPQEKLAVRGYIEVLRHYAEIAGIRRQLKARLLREWPELFIGVDAPDFNLDLEAGLRSRGMKTVHFVCPSIWAWRAERIEKIRAAADHVLCIFPFEPALLAENGVQGSYVGHPLANVIPMAPDRSAARAALGLAPDAEVVALLPGSRRSEVRYLAARFFAAAAQMLKARPALQFVAPILPGLRVEVEALLQASGAAGRVKLLDGQSHAALAACDVTLIASGTATLEAALFKRPMVIAYNMNSLSWRLMQRKQLQPWVGLPNILAREFVVPELLQEAATPEALAHATLEWLDAPEKTRALQQKFSELHVQLQRDTPTLCADAIQKVLES; encoded by the coding sequence ATGGGCAAGGACGAACAGCGACGGTTCGCGCTGGTCGCGGGAGAAGCTTCCGGCGATCTGCTTGCGGGCCTGCTTCTTGACGGCTTGCAGGCGCGCTGGCCTTCGCTCCAGACTGTCGGCATCGGCGGTCCCCGAATGCTCGCGCATGGCTTGCAGAGCTGGTGGCCGCAAGAAAAACTCGCGGTGCGCGGCTATATCGAAGTGCTGCGCCACTATGCCGAGATTGCCGGCATTCGCCGCCAGCTGAAGGCGCGGCTGTTGCGCGAATGGCCCGAACTCTTCATCGGCGTCGACGCCCCCGATTTCAACCTCGATCTGGAGGCGGGCCTCCGCAGCCGAGGCATGAAGACGGTGCACTTCGTCTGTCCCTCGATCTGGGCTTGGCGCGCCGAGCGTATCGAAAAAATCCGGGCCGCGGCCGACCACGTGCTGTGCATCTTCCCGTTCGAACCTGCGCTGCTGGCTGAAAACGGCGTGCAGGGCAGCTATGTCGGCCACCCGCTGGCCAACGTGATTCCCATGGCGCCCGACCGCAGCGCGGCGCGTGCAGCATTGGGCCTGGCGCCCGATGCGGAGGTGGTCGCCTTGCTGCCAGGCAGCCGCCGTTCGGAAGTGCGCTATCTGGCTGCGCGATTCTTCGCCGCCGCGGCGCAAATGCTCAAGGCAAGGCCGGCATTGCAGTTTGTCGCCCCCATCCTTCCGGGGCTCCGCGTAGAGGTCGAGGCCTTGTTGCAGGCCAGTGGCGCGGCGGGCCGGGTGAAGCTGCTCGACGGCCAGTCGCATGCCGCGTTGGCCGCCTGCGACGTGACGCTCATTGCCAGCGGCACGGCTACGCTCGAGGCGGCGCTTTTCAAGCGGCCGATGGTCATTGCGTACAACATGAACTCGCTGTCATGGCGCCTGATGCAGCGCAAGCAGCTCCAGCCCTGGGTCGGGTTGCCCAACATCCTGGCGCGCGAGTTCGTCGTGCCTGAACTGTTGCAGGAGGCAGCCACGCCCGAGGCGCTGGCCCATGCCACGCTGGAGTGGCTCGATGCGCCCGAAAAGACCCGGGCGCTGCAACAAAAATTTTCAGAGCTGCACGTGCAACTGCAGCGCGATACGCCGACACTTTGCGCCGATGCGATCCAGAAAGTTCTTGAAAGCTGA
- the lpxA gene encoding acyl-ACP--UDP-N-acetylglucosamine O-acyltransferase — protein MTQVHPTALIDPKAELDASVSVGPYTIIGPHVRVGAGTSIGPHCVIEGRTTIGRDNRIFQFSSLGAVPQDKKYAGEPTELVIGDRNVIREFCTFNLGVPGAGGITRVGNDNWIMAYTHIAHDCRVDDHTTLANNTTLAGHVHLADWVTIGGLTGIHQFVSVGAHAMVGFASAVSQDVPPFMLVDGNPLAVRGFNVVGLRRRDFSAARLAAVKQMHRLLYRQGKTLEEARAGINALAAEIPEAAEDVALMERFLANSTRGIAR, from the coding sequence ATGACGCAGGTTCACCCGACAGCGCTCATCGACCCGAAGGCAGAACTGGACGCCTCGGTTTCGGTCGGGCCGTACACCATCATCGGACCCCATGTGCGGGTTGGCGCGGGCACGAGCATCGGCCCGCATTGCGTGATCGAAGGCCGCACCACCATCGGCCGCGACAACCGGATCTTTCAGTTTTCGTCGCTCGGTGCCGTGCCGCAGGACAAGAAGTACGCCGGCGAGCCGACCGAACTGGTCATTGGCGACCGCAACGTCATTCGCGAGTTTTGCACCTTCAATCTCGGCGTGCCCGGGGCGGGCGGCATCACGCGCGTGGGCAACGACAACTGGATCATGGCGTACACGCACATCGCGCACGACTGCCGTGTCGATGACCACACCACGCTGGCCAACAACACCACGCTGGCCGGCCACGTGCACCTGGCCGACTGGGTCACGATCGGCGGCCTCACGGGCATTCACCAATTTGTTTCGGTGGGTGCCCACGCCATGGTCGGCTTTGCCAGCGCGGTGTCGCAGGACGTGCCGCCCTTCATGCTGGTCGATGGCAATCCGCTTGCGGTCCGCGGCTTCAACGTCGTGGGCCTTCGCCGCCGCGATTTCTCGGCAGCCCGGCTGGCTGCGGTGAAGCAGATGCACCGCCTGCTGTACCGGCAGGGCAAGACGCTCGAAGAAGCGCGCGCCGGCATCAACGCCTTGGCGGCTGAAATTCCTGAAGCGGCCGAGGACGTGGCGCTGATGGAGCGCTTTCTCGCCAATTCGACGCGCGGCATCGCGCGTTGA
- the fabZ gene encoding 3-hydroxyacyl-ACP dehydratase FabZ, translating to MTTTLDIHQILKLLPHRYPFLLVDRVLDMEKGKRITALKNVTMNEPFFNGHFPHRPVMPGVLMLEAMAQAAALLSFHSLDIVPDDNTVYYFAAIDGARFKRPVEPGDQLTLEVEIERMKAGISKFKGRALVGAELACEATLMCAMRQIN from the coding sequence ATGACGACGACGCTCGATATCCATCAAATCCTCAAGCTGCTGCCCCACCGTTACCCGTTCCTGCTGGTGGATCGCGTGCTGGACATGGAAAAGGGCAAGCGCATCACGGCGCTCAAGAACGTGACCATGAACGAGCCGTTCTTCAACGGCCACTTTCCTCACCGTCCGGTCATGCCGGGCGTGCTGATGCTCGAAGCCATGGCGCAGGCAGCGGCGCTGCTGTCGTTCCATTCGCTGGACATCGTGCCCGACGACAACACGGTCTACTACTTTGCCGCCATTGACGGCGCGCGCTTCAAGCGCCCCGTGGAGCCAGGCGACCAGCTCACGCTCGAAGTCGAAATCGAGCGCATGAAGGCCGGCATCTCCAAGTTCAAGGGCCGTGCCCTTGTCGGTGCAGAGCTCGCCTGCGAGGCCACGCTGATGTGCGCCATGCGCCAGATCAACTGA
- the lpxD gene encoding UDP-3-O-(3-hydroxymyristoyl)glucosamine N-acyltransferase: protein MALQLGAIVDALGGELHGDAALCIERLAPLQNAQPDALSFLSHPKYQQELAASKAACVIVSPAMREAAAARGAFIVVADPYLYFARLTQLWKAHHARPEADRIHPSAVIHPEAHVDPTARISALCVVERGARIGAGTVLKSRVTISEDCIVGERCLLHPGVVIGADGFGLAPHKGEWVKIEQLGAVRIGNDVEIGANTCIDRGALDDTVIEDGVKLDNLIQIGHNVRVGKHTAMAGCVGVAGSATIGAHCTFGGGAIVLGHLTVADGVHVSAATVVTRSIHKAGQYTGMFPIDDNASWEKNAATLKQLHSLRERLKALEKAPQKK from the coding sequence GTGGCACTGCAGCTCGGAGCCATTGTTGACGCCTTGGGAGGCGAGCTCCACGGGGACGCGGCGCTGTGCATCGAGCGGCTTGCGCCGCTTCAAAACGCCCAGCCCGATGCGCTCAGTTTTCTGAGCCATCCCAAATACCAGCAGGAACTGGCGGCGTCCAAGGCCGCCTGCGTGATCGTTTCGCCCGCCATGCGCGAGGCGGCGGCGGCGCGCGGCGCGTTCATCGTCGTGGCCGATCCGTATCTCTACTTTGCGCGGCTCACGCAGCTCTGGAAGGCGCACCATGCGCGCCCCGAGGCCGATCGCATCCATCCCTCCGCGGTCATCCACCCGGAAGCCCATGTGGACCCGACAGCACGCATCAGCGCGCTGTGCGTGGTGGAGCGGGGCGCGCGCATCGGTGCCGGCACGGTCCTGAAGTCGCGCGTGACGATCAGCGAAGACTGCATTGTTGGCGAACGTTGCCTGCTGCACCCCGGCGTGGTGATCGGCGCCGACGGCTTCGGCCTGGCGCCGCACAAGGGAGAGTGGGTCAAGATCGAGCAGCTGGGCGCGGTGCGCATCGGCAACGACGTCGAAATCGGCGCCAACACCTGCATCGACCGCGGCGCGCTCGACGACACCGTCATCGAAGACGGCGTCAAGCTCGACAACCTCATCCAGATCGGCCACAACGTACGCGTGGGCAAGCACACCGCAATGGCCGGCTGCGTCGGCGTGGCGGGCAGCGCCACCATTGGGGCGCATTGCACCTTCGGCGGCGGGGCGATCGTGCTGGGCCACCTGACCGTTGCCGATGGCGTGCACGTCTCGGCCGCCACGGTGGTTACCCGCTCGATCCACAAGGCCGGCCAATACACCGGCATGTTTCCCATCGACGACAATGCGAGCTGGGAAAAAAATGCTGCAACGCTCAAGCAGTTGCACAGCCTGCGCGAACGACTGAAGGCGCTGGAGAAGGCCCCCCAGAAAAAGTGA
- a CDS encoding OmpH family outer membrane protein, producing the protein MTHLIRAAAGALLIPVFALVAAPAAQAQETFRIGFVNPDRVLREAQPAKAAQAKLESEFLKREKDLTTQGEALKSASERFEREAPTLSESQRTARQRALVDQDRDFQRRRREFQEDLNARKNEELQQVYERANRVVKQVAEAEKYDAILQEAIYINPKHDITDKVIKALNASTTSSAPAGGK; encoded by the coding sequence ATGACGCATTTGATCCGCGCCGCAGCTGGCGCGTTGTTGATCCCCGTTTTTGCACTGGTTGCCGCGCCTGCCGCCCAGGCGCAGGAGACTTTTCGCATCGGATTCGTGAACCCGGACCGCGTGCTGCGCGAAGCCCAGCCCGCCAAGGCCGCGCAAGCCAAGCTCGAATCGGAGTTTCTCAAGCGCGAGAAAGACCTCACGACGCAGGGCGAGGCGTTGAAGTCGGCCTCCGAAAGGTTCGAGCGCGAGGCGCCCACCTTGTCGGAAAGCCAGCGCACCGCGCGCCAGCGCGCGCTGGTCGACCAGGACCGCGATTTCCAGCGCCGCCGCCGCGAGTTCCAGGAAGACCTCAATGCGCGCAAGAACGAAGAGCTCCAGCAGGTCTACGAACGCGCCAACCGAGTGGTCAAGCAAGTGGCCGAGGCCGAAAAGTACGACGCCATCCTGCAGGAAGCGATCTACATCAATCCGAAGCACGACATCACGGACAAGGTGATCAAGGCGCTGAACGCCTCGACCACTTCTTCCGCGCCTGCGGGCGGCAAATAA
- the bamA gene encoding outer membrane protein assembly factor BamA has protein sequence MNTNFSRFRLRSVAAVVASALAATAAWAVEPFTVRDIRVEGLQRVEPGTIFASLPLRVGDTYSDERGSAAIRALFDLGLFKDVRIDVNGNVLVVIVEERPTIADVDFVGTKEFDKAALQKALREVGLTDGRPYDKALADRAEQELKRQYVSRSLYNAQVVTTVTPIERNRVNLTFTVTEGDSARIREVRVVGNKAFSESTLLSLFDQDSGGFMSWYTKSNQYSRSKLNADLETLRSYYITRGYLEFRIDSTQVAISPDRQDLTVTVNITEGEKFVVAGVKLDGNYLGRDEEFKSLVSIKPGEPYNGEEVTETTKAFTDYFGTFGYAFARVQARPEIDRVNNRVTLTLQAEPSRRVYVRRVAVGGNAKTRDEVIRREFRQFEASWYDGDKIKISRDRVDRLGFFTEVNVETQEIPGSPDQVDLVVNVAEKPTGSLQLGAGYSSAEKVALTFGISQENVFGSGNFLGLQVNTSKYNRTLSLTTTDPYFTQDGISRTVSVYHTTTRPYNYSVDGDYKLVNQGASIRFGVPFSEVDTVFFGVGLERYAFDAQSSFAFLTPKSYRDYFQCKTDASGLFVSRCDQDSVWGVPLTIGWGRDNRDSALVPTSGRLQRANLELGVGGDMKYLKTSYQYQQFFPINKQYTFAINGEVGYGKAFGGKTFPIFKNFYAGGLGSIRGFEQNSLGPRDAPLLGQTEGAALGGTKKAIFNAELSTPFPGAGNDRTLRLYGFFDVGNVFGSRAEGLTDAQYKAQKKLRASVGLGVSWISPLGPLRLAYAFPIKSQKEVVDPATGLVTIPKDRIQRLQFQIGTSF, from the coding sequence GGCACGATCTTCGCGTCGTTGCCGCTGCGTGTGGGCGACACCTACAGCGACGAACGCGGATCGGCCGCCATTCGCGCGCTGTTCGACCTGGGTTTGTTCAAGGATGTGCGCATCGACGTCAACGGCAATGTGCTGGTGGTGATCGTCGAAGAGCGGCCCACCATTGCAGACGTCGATTTCGTCGGCACCAAGGAATTCGACAAGGCTGCGCTCCAGAAGGCGCTGCGCGAAGTCGGCCTGACCGACGGCCGGCCGTACGACAAGGCGCTGGCCGACCGCGCGGAGCAGGAGCTCAAGCGCCAGTACGTGAGCCGCAGCCTCTACAACGCGCAGGTCGTGACCACGGTCACGCCCATCGAGCGCAACCGGGTCAACCTCACGTTCACCGTGACCGAAGGCGACTCCGCCCGCATCCGCGAAGTGCGCGTGGTCGGCAACAAGGCCTTCAGCGAATCGACGCTGCTGAGCCTGTTCGACCAGGACAGCGGCGGTTTCATGAGCTGGTACACCAAGTCGAACCAGTATTCGCGCTCCAAGCTGAACGCCGACCTGGAAACGCTTCGCTCGTACTACATCACGCGTGGCTACCTCGAGTTCCGTATCGATTCGACGCAGGTGGCCATCTCGCCCGACCGGCAGGACCTGACGGTGACGGTGAACATCACCGAAGGTGAAAAATTCGTGGTGGCCGGCGTCAAGCTCGACGGCAACTACCTGGGCCGCGACGAGGAATTCAAGTCGCTCGTGAGCATCAAGCCCGGCGAGCCGTACAACGGCGAGGAGGTGACCGAAACCACCAAGGCCTTCACCGATTATTTCGGTACCTTCGGCTATGCGTTCGCGCGTGTGCAGGCTCGCCCTGAGATCGATCGCGTTAACAATCGCGTGACGTTGACGTTGCAGGCCGAACCGTCGCGCCGCGTCTATGTGCGCCGCGTGGCCGTGGGCGGCAACGCCAAGACGCGCGACGAAGTGATCCGCCGCGAGTTCCGCCAGTTCGAAGCTTCGTGGTACGACGGCGACAAGATCAAGATCTCGCGCGACCGCGTGGACCGCCTCGGCTTCTTCACTGAAGTGAACGTCGAAACCCAGGAAATCCCGGGTTCGCCCGACCAGGTCGACCTCGTCGTGAACGTGGCGGAAAAGCCCACCGGCAGCCTGCAGCTCGGCGCCGGCTATTCCAGCGCGGAGAAGGTGGCTCTCACCTTCGGCATCTCGCAGGAGAACGTGTTCGGGTCGGGCAATTTCCTCGGCTTGCAGGTCAACACCAGCAAGTACAACCGCACGCTTTCGCTGACCACGACCGACCCGTACTTCACGCAGGACGGCATCTCGCGCACGGTGAGCGTCTATCACACCACCACGCGGCCGTACAACTACTCGGTCGACGGCGATTACAAGCTGGTTAACCAGGGCGCTTCCATCCGCTTTGGCGTGCCGTTCAGCGAAGTCGACACCGTCTTCTTCGGCGTCGGCCTCGAGCGCTACGCGTTCGACGCGCAGAGCTCGTTCGCCTTCCTCACGCCCAAGTCGTACCGCGACTACTTCCAGTGCAAGACGGACGCCTCAGGCCTTTTCGTCTCGCGATGCGACCAGGACAGCGTGTGGGGCGTGCCGCTCACCATCGGCTGGGGCCGCGACAACCGCGACAGCGCACTCGTTCCGACGAGCGGGCGCCTGCAGCGCGCCAACCTCGAGCTGGGCGTCGGCGGTGACATGAAGTATCTCAAGACGAGCTACCAGTACCAGCAGTTCTTCCCGATCAACAAGCAGTACACCTTCGCAATCAACGGCGAAGTCGGCTACGGCAAGGCGTTCGGCGGCAAGACGTTCCCGATCTTCAAGAACTTCTATGCGGGTGGCCTGGGTTCGATCCGCGGCTTCGAGCAGAACTCGCTGGGTCCGCGCGATGCTCCGCTGCTCGGCCAGACCGAAGGCGCCGCATTGGGCGGCACCAAGAAGGCGATCTTCAACGCCGAGCTGAGCACCCCGTTCCCGGGCGCCGGCAACGACCGCACTCTGCGCCTCTACGGTTTCTTCGACGTCGGCAATGTGTTCGGTTCGCGCGCAGAAGGCCTGACCGATGCGCAGTACAAGGCACAGAAGAAGTTGCGTGCTTCGGTCGGCCTCGGCGTCAGCTGGATTTCGCCGCTCGGCCCGCTGCGCCTGGCCTACGCGTTCCCCATCAAGTCGCAGAAGGAAGTGGTGGATCCGGCGACCGGCCTCGTCACGATCCCGAAGGATAGAATTCAGCGCTTGCAATTCCAGATCGGAACTTCTTTCTAA